The Drosophila nasuta strain 15112-1781.00 chromosome 2R, ASM2355853v1, whole genome shotgun sequence genome segment CAAGGAGAAGGTCTGCTATTTGGCCACAAATCCGCAAAAGGAAGAGGCTGTGGAAACGGAAAAGTTCCAATACAAACTGCCCGATGGCAAGACATTCGAAATTGGACAGGCTCGTTTCCGTGCACCCGAAGTGCTTTTCCGGCCCGATCTGTTGGGCGAGGAGTGCGAGGGCATACACGATGTGCTGATGTACTCCATTGAGAAGTCGGATATGGATCTCAGAAAAATGCTTTATCAGAACATTGTGCTGTCGGGTGGTTCAACGCTTTTCAAGGGATTCGGTGATCGTTTGCTCTCCGAGCTGCGCAAACACTCAGCAAAGGATCTTAAAATTAGggtaaatttgcaattgtgaTTTGTTTATTAGATGCAATACTAATTAGCTTATGTTTAATGCTATATTTGCAGATTGCTGCGCCACAGGAACGCTTATACTCCACATGGATGGGTGGCTCGATTCTGGCATCGCTGGACACCTTTAAAAAGATGTGGGTATCGAAGCGAGAGTTCGAGGAGGAAGGCCTTCGTGCCGTGCATAGAAAGACTTTTTAGTTATGTTTATCGTAAACGTAAACGCAATTGTGTAAAAGgcttaattaaacaaaaaacaaactgtgTATCCAAATCCATGTGTCAGCTCTAACATCAAATATCcctcaaaatgaaattcagaattttttgcatgtgtgttatgcataaataagcgcaaagtatttaaatgaaacaaaaacaaatgctattTATTGAAACAATTTGCTTACGCAGCATAGAgaataaaaaaactaaataacataataacaatattgAGATTATCGTATACtatgtaaattattaatattactttCAAATGGATTACAAATATGAATGTAGGTATTTGTGTTACGTAAATTGATGAGCTTAAAGATCTGCAGATAAAGAAAGGcgaacaaaagaaaaaatcaatatACAGATTACTCATACGCAATGCCATAATTGAGCTTGGTTAATAATTCAGCACTCGTCGAGCCGCTCTCTGTAtctttgtctctctcgctTGGTAATTTACGCTCTTGGCCACATTATGACGCACAACGCACACACTGTACGAAATCAtgttcagttcagtttgtATTCAGTTGTTTAATCGTTTGGTTGTGCCCCAATACCGGTCATCTCCATGACAACGGCAATACGAGTATAAAAATTCATGTTCgtccaacaataacaacaacaacaacttgtggAAAAGGCTTCAATTGCATATAtagcatttgcaattgtttaaacaaatgaCAGAGCTAACGACGCGGAACCGTTTCGAAAACTCAACAATGGCCCAAATGGAAGAACGACCCAACGAAACAGAGGCAAGTCTAAGTAATCTCAACAGAGATACTACACATATATCATTGTTAATTAGTtacttctctttttttttgttataaaaactaaatattaacCTTGAACATACCTAAACTCATGTTTGAGCAATACTTTGGCGGAATACAGATAAAATTTTGTTCtccatatagtatataaaagaTATCTGTGCACCTTTATAATAGATGTTTACCTTGTCGATATGTTTGGGAATGTGTGCATGTATCTTTTGTTGATGCAATTGTAAATTCATGACTGACAGTCAGTGTGTCAGCCacatatattgattttataatttaaacgAAATTTGAATTAACGCTTGGGAACTCATGCATATGGATTTCGCTCACTGAGGGTATAACAAAGATATCCTATATGTTAAATGTGTGTGaaggaatttaaattttttctttataattgttatatttttataaatgatAACATATATTTACAACATCTAAAACTACTAAAATcaccatttctttttttttaactgaaCTCGTATTTTAGTAAGAAGCACTTTAATTTGATTGTTGATCTTTATTGAAGATCTTTATTAAAGACGATGTCTgatctttaattaaattaaacactGTAGCTTAGCTCACACTTGTATCTCCCTTACAGAAACCTGTAAAGAATGCATGGCAGGTATGAAATGTAGATAATCTTTCAATCtctaataaacatttttttatattgtgtttaaaattccaaaattaATGTTCACAACCGACAAACATCCTTGCTCCCAATGCACTCTTTTGAGACTTTTAAGTAATTGGTTTTCTGTAGTTGTAGTTTGTAGTTTATCAGCAAGTCAGAACATCACAATCTGATAAGAATAGTTGCTATTTTTGCACAAAAAGTATCAGAATACTTTTAGAGTCGTTGCGACAGCAGAACAAGgcacacaaaagaaaataagttaTGGTATCATATGGCATATACTATAGGTTATTTTGACTTTTCAACTGGAATCCTGTTTGTGTTTCAGATGAAGTCAATGGATGCGAATCGTTATGCGACGAAGAAAACAATTGCCCAAGGAATGCTGGATATAGCACTCTTAACAGCGAATGCATCGCagctaaaatatatactacaaGTCGGGGAACAGCATCAGTTCTATAAGCTGATGCTAATACTGATTAGTCTGTCGATTGTCTTACAGGTAAATAGTTGAAAATACGCTTGAATTAAGTTGTTGTAACGGCTCGTATAAATGTATAATGTCGTAGATACTGTCGGGCGTACTAAGTCTATCGCTCAGTTTATTGCGGGATTGCCGACTGCACCAGCCAGAGTTCCATCAATCGGCCAATGTGATCAATCATGTGCGCACGGGTTTCGCCTTTTTCACCACCATGATAAATCTCTTTATATCGGCATTTGATAGTCGTCTGCCTCCGCCGCAGGGCGATTTCTTAAAGGAAgttaactaaaatatatttttagagaaACCTAACGATTTAATGAGGCTATATATCCATAGTTAGGCGGTCCGTTTTACGAGCGTAGTGACAACGTTTCTGGCTATCTAAACGAAAAACAATCTTAACAATCTCAATTTTAACAGCTATTGGTTGGAATTCTGTTTGTGGTCATCGGCAGTCTGAATATTAACAAACAACATGACCAGACGGCGGCCATAATATTAAACGATGTCATATTGGTGGTCATCTTTATAATATCGGTGGTTAATGTTATAATTTCCGGTTTTGGCATAGAGTATTCCTCCCAACCTCTTAGACTCATCGATCAGCACGCTAAAGCGCCGTAGCTATAGACAAACATAAATCTATGATTGACAATAGATTTTAATTACGAAGCTAAACATTAAATAAGTATTatgtcaaatatattttgtaagaTTTCTAagaaataaaccaaaaactaTATGTTCAATCAATGCATATCAAACTTATTCTTTATGTTTTATCATTTATGTAGGTGGCTGCAGGAGTTTTGCTAGTTGTTCAGTCTCTTGTCAGCATTGCCGAGTCAAAGGATCGTTCTTTACTCTTTACAATTAATCATTTTGTGGAtgctttcatatttttatcTGTGTTCTGTgatataatgaaaatgaattttggCTTGGATCCAGCGGTACCATTTAAGAATAACGATGTTGAAGTTTTGAAAACATAATCACACTGTATTTATACTTCATTTGCTActttattgtattaaaaacTCGAATAATATCTATGTGCCAATTTGCTAGTCAAGCGTagtataaatttcatattttaaatatttaaattggcgccttttgaaatttcaagaagtgtgtacacactgttGCACAATTAGATGGTAGGTATTTCATTAATCGATAGACTCACTTGTTTTTCAATCAGTGTGACCACTTTGGTTAAATAAACCGACGAATGTAGTATGTTTTAATGCATTAGTATCaagtattttgtttaacatAATTTGCGGCCACTTTGCTTAATACGGCGTCGTTCAGGTTGCTTTATTTGGCGGCAAGAATTAATTCCTTTTCTTAACATTAGACATTCCTGTTGACAATACAGTATTAAcagcaatatttaaaatgtccgatgatgatgatatatTCAATGTGCCAACAAAGCGGGCAGATggtaaatataaacaacaaactaATGGTCAGCTCTAACGATGGCTCGTCTTccagaaaataaattatttatgccaAATGAGGAGTCGGAGGAAACGGACTATGATTTTATTGAAGTGAAACCAGTTATTAAGAAACCCACGAAACTGACAAAGAGCAAGCAGGTGCCGGTGGAGAAGCCAATTgccaaaaatagcaaaacccgcaaaacaaaagaacttGAGAAAAAGCCGGCAGGTAAAACTTCACCAGAGGAAGCAACAGTGGCGCCACGTATAAGACAGGATTTGTCGCCCGTTTCGCAAATGATCTTGGAAATGGAGCAAAGAGAACATCAAGTACACAAACCTCCAAATGAGACAATACAATCTGACATTGATGATGCCTTAGCGGAAATGCCCGTGGCGCGACGGACTAGAGCGGGAAGACGAAGTTTAAATCCCCCACCTCCAGATGGGATTGAACAATCTGCTGCCGCTCCTGCTGCCAAGAAACCATCACCACCAAGGCAACGAGCTAGCCGCGGGAAAAAAGaagtcaacagcagcaacagcaagacaAACCCAAGCTAATACAATTCCCAACATGTTTCAGGCTGCATCTAGAGGGAATCGTCATCAGGTGGCAGAAATTGCGGCACGTGCCCGCGTTGTGGACACCATTGATATGGTCACAGCTGTAATGCCGCCCATAGAGGgttttgtaaacaaaacaaaagtctGTAATCGTAACATAAATCATAAatgattattttctttttttttaggtcAATTTGGACTCGGATGACGAGAACTCGCCGCCACCTCAATTGGAAGGAACTAGTGCAACAGAAACCAAAAATTACGATTTTGATAATCCAGAAATTGATATCAATCTCAGCTGGTAAACtaaacaattttacaattttaatcaattaataatttaatacaatattaCTTGCAGGCAGGGCGAAATTCAAATGTATAAATTGCGTCAATATCAAAAATTTGCGCAATTGTTTAACGAAATCTCTGAGCGAAATAATGTGCCAGTTGATGACATTGTCATCAATATGGATGCTAATTTGATAAAACCGCAGCAAACACCTAAAGATGTTGGACTGAAAGTTTTCCACATTTTAAGTaggaattatttgaatttttataaatttctttgcTTATTTAACAATGTTTCTTCATCCAAGATGGTTATCCATTTGCATCCGGCAACAAACCTGCTGAGCCAACCAAACATGTTGATCTTTATACGAAGCCAAAGAAATTCCAGTTAAAAGTCCAGGGAGATCGATGGAAAAGACCTTTGATAATTCTTATGAATAAAACTGATGCATTTAaagtattgtatataaaatgcGCCGAGGAAATGGAATGCTCTGTTGACGATTTCAAACTATTGTAAGTTGTGaacacatttcaattttctatataatattatatacgtATATTATAGTTTTGATGGGGAATTGTTAGAGCCAGATGATACGCCACGAAATCAAGAAATGGAAGGAAATGAGATGATAGATTTTCGTAAAAAATAGAGTTTAATTTGTtatgttataattatttgaaatgaattgttaaataaacttCGATTGTCTGTGTATTGCGATGTCAAGATCTTATTGATTGCTAAAATGCTCACTTGAAAGTAGCGCACATTACACCCTAAGAATTCCTTATACACCccttatattttgtttatctaGCATATATAGcgttatattttagtactcgcacacacaacgagaggaaacaaaacaaaatctttGTTGTTATGCGTCTTAGCAGATGATGTTGGTTTCGTTGCTTCGTTTCTTTTGGGGGTATGTTTGGTGGTTGGGTTCGGTTCGGCTCggtttgcttttggttttggtttggaAAATGCTGCCCTCATCCTGCCGGCTTTCCTCTCTCTTCTGCTCTCTCGTTCTTTCCCCGCCCCCTCTCAATCTTGTGCAGTTTCCCATGGAATTTCACTGCACAGAAATTCTGACACAGGATGAAACGTGCGCAGCTTTCAacactgagagagagagagcgagagaatgagagagcaCAAAGGACTCTCGTGAGCGAGAAATTGAAAGCGCTCTCTCTTGTTTTTTGGTCAGCTGCCCGTTGCTAGTCGACAACACATTTTGAACAGAACGAGTTTATCCTTCGTGCTAACTAGTCGCATTTTATTTACGCGCATTTCGTGTGCAATAccacaattaatataaatattatatttaagcaCTTTTGTCGAAACGAAACTTCCACAAAAAGACGCACAAAGCGGAAAATTCGCCTccctgttgtgttgtgttgcttCTTTATACTGTTTTCGTCGCGAGTTTTCTTTGTGTTCATCGgtgcaaaaatcaaaatcgaaaaaaGTTTTATTCATCTTCAGCTTCCCAAGGCATATCCAAggatttatatactatatacacgTATATGCGCTAGGTGTACAAACTTGGCgcccaaaagaaaaatgtaagcaaaacaaaaagggaaacgaaa includes the following:
- the LOC132784945 gene encoding ninjurin-2 isoform X1, which translates into the protein MTELTTRNRFENSTMAQMEERPNETEMKSMDANRYATKKTIAQGMLDIALLTANASQLKYILQVGEQHQFYKLMLILISLSIVLQILSGVLSLSLSLLRDCRLHQPEFHQSANVINHVRTGFAFFTTMINLFISAFDSRLPPPQGDFLKEVN
- the LOC132784945 gene encoding ninjurin-A isoform X2 translates to MTELTTRNRFENSTMAQMEERPNETEMKSMDANRYATKKTIAQGMLDIALLTANASQLKYILQVGEQHQFYKLMLILISLSIVLQLLVGILFVVIGSLNINKQHDQTAAIILNDVILVVIFIISVVNVIISGFGIEYSSQPLRLIDQHAKAP
- the LOC132784945 gene encoding ninjurin-1 isoform X4, coding for MMKSMDANRYATKKTIAQGMLDIALLTANASQLKYILQVGEQHQFYKLMLILISLSIVLQILSGVLSLSLSLLRDCRLHQPEFHQSANVINHVRTGFAFFTTMINLFISAFDSRLPPPQGDFLKEVN
- the LOC132784945 gene encoding ninjurin-1 isoform X3, whose amino-acid sequence is MLNMKSMDANRYATKKTIAQGMLDIALLTANASQLKYILQVGEQHQFYKLMLILISLSIVLQILSGVLSLSLSLLRDCRLHQPEFHQSANVINHVRTGFAFFTTMINLFISAFDSRLPPPQGDFLKEVN
- the LOC132784944 gene encoding DNA repair protein Rad60 isoform X3, producing the protein MGLNNLLPLLLPRNHHHQGNELAAGKKKSTAATARQTQANTIPNMFQAASRGNRHQVAEIAARARVVDTIDMVTAVNLDSDDENSPPPQLEGTSATETKNYDFDNPEIDINLSWQGEIQMYKLRQYQKFAQLFNEISERNNVPVDDIVINMDANLIKPQQTPKDVGLKVFHILNGYPFASGNKPAEPTKHVDLYTKPKKFQLKVQGDRWKRPLIILMNKTDAFKVLYIKCAEEMECSVDDFKLFFDGELLEPDDTPRNQEMEGNEMIDFRKK
- the LOC132784944 gene encoding DNA repair protein Rad60 isoform X1 yields the protein MGLNNLLPLLLPRNHHHQGNELAAGKKKSTAATARQTQANTIPNMFQAASRGNRHQVAEIAARARVVDTIDMVTAVMPPIEGFVNKTKVNLDSDDENSPPPQLEGTSATETKNYDFDNPEIDINLSWQGEIQMYKLRQYQKFAQLFNEISERNNVPVDDIVINMDANLIKPQQTPKDVGLKVFHILNGYPFASGNKPAEPTKHVDLYTKPKKFQLKVQGDRWKRPLIILMNKTDAFKVLYIKCAEEMECSVDDFKLFFDGELLEPDDTPRNQEMEGNEMIDFRKK
- the LOC132784944 gene encoding DNA repair protein Rad60 isoform X2, with the translated sequence MGLNNLLPLLLPRNHHHQGNELAAGKKKSTAATARQTQANTIPNMFQAASRGNRHQVAEIAARARVVDTIDMVTAVMPPIEGFVNLDSDDENSPPPQLEGTSATETKNYDFDNPEIDINLSWQGEIQMYKLRQYQKFAQLFNEISERNNVPVDDIVINMDANLIKPQQTPKDVGLKVFHILNGYPFASGNKPAEPTKHVDLYTKPKKFQLKVQGDRWKRPLIILMNKTDAFKVLYIKCAEEMECSVDDFKLFFDGELLEPDDTPRNQEMEGNEMIDFRKK